CACCAAGCTCTTTGTCAGTTTTTCACTGAGCTTCTTGTTTTCCTCAGCAACTTTTTTCTGCAATTTCTCCCAATCGGTATCTTCCTCGTAGACCGCATCGGTACCCATTTCCGTGCTTGAAGGCGTATAATCGTAGGTGATCTGCTTGATCTTTACTGGTAACGTATCGGTAATGCTGAGCTCGATGTAGGTTTCGGTCAAGGTTTGGGCATTGGCTGTGCCGATGAATAGGACAAGAGCGATGAACAGATAGCGCATGGTGTGTTTGTTTGGGCCGCAAATATCGGACATATGTGCGGTTATTCTGAGCGAAGGTCCGTTATATGATCAAGTCGTATCTCTGTTCCTGTGTGCAATTTGAGCAGTTCAACTTTGTCCTTGATGAACAGGTCGATGATCCGTCCTTCAACTTTCTCGCCGTTACTCAAGGTGATCGTACACCACTTTTTCAGTGTTGCATTTGCTTCGAACGTATCGTAGAGGTTGCAATCGATCGGAACATAGACTTCTGTCTTCTTAGCTGAAAGCCAGAGCTCACGACCTGCTCTCGGAGCGATCGAGTTATAACAGCGTTCCATTGAAACAGTTGGAAAATAGGGGGTGAATATCGGTTCATAGATCGATCTGTTTCCACCGAAAGGCGGACGGTCCGTGTTCAGCACATCATCGAAAAGTACACCGACCAATATTCCGCCAGGCTTCAATAATTCATGCATTTTTTGAACGTATGTTTTGCGTACGACCGGATATAGCGTACAGAAGAAAGTCTGTTCCAAGATGCGATCGTATGCTCCCTCATGATCGAAAAGATCGCCCACCAACAAATGGTCTTTCGGAAATTCGGGGCAGCGTTGCAAAAGATCGGCAAAAGGCAGATCCGTTAGATCGATAACGAATACGTTATTGAAACCAAGGCGATGCGCATACTCAGCTTCGTAAGCCCTTCCTGCCCCAGGGAACAGTATCCGCAAGTCCTTATCCGTGAGTTGGTCGAGGTACTCCTTCAGTGGTGTGGATGGTCCGCCAAGATCCCAGCCTGTATCGGAGGCGAGATACCGTGATTCCCAGAAATTGCGATCCAAGTTCATGCTGCGAAGTTCGGTAGTAATGACCAATGAACAGGGGAAACATGCTCTGATGACTTAGATCCTTGAATGAAGCAGATCGAGCTTATTCAGCTTGTTTTTTTACCGTTAATGAACGTAGATGGACGTTAATTAAATGCCTGCTGTACTTGCTTCGCTATTGATCAACAGTGTTGAAAAGCAGGCTCAACGAGCCAAGTTCAGACGCGGTTCCAGACTGTGCGCCATTTTAGTTTTGCGTGTTTGAAGTTGATCAGTAACCCCTCTTGCTTATTGGTCACACGCAGGTAGCTCAACATTTTTCCTATCTCGTGATCTCCAATTAGTTCAATGGTTTTAGTATCTACCACTATCAAATCATTTACTACTAGATCGGGTACGTATTCGCCTATTTGTATACTTCGATAATGTACTGGATACCTTGGTTGTTGAGCGAAAGGAATACCTTGAGCTTCCATCTCAATACATAGAGCATTTTCGTATATTTTTTCGTGGCATCCATGCCCAATGTTGTTGATGACGGTCATTGCACATCCAATTATGTCCTTTGATCCTATAGTTCCGTCAGTCATTCTTGTATCATGAAATGTAGAAACATATCTCTGCTACAGCGCGACTCATTCAACCTAGCGCACAACTTGATTAATGGAAGATCTTCATTAACGTTCATACACGTTCATTGACGGTTGGATCTTCCTGCTCTAAAGTTAGGCGCACTCTGTCTATCGTACAATATGGAGTTAGAATTCCAATCACTATCATGTGCTGAGTCGGATAAGGTGTACTTTGATCTCGAAAATTTACGGTCCAAGTTCATATTGCGACATTCGGTAGTGGAATTACTACATTTCTATCTCTCGCTCTTCAATACTCAACGATCCTTGAGCTGCGCAAGCCCAAGAACATCACGCTCGATCTGATCGGTGATCTCTTCGGGTATCACGGATGTTACCAAGGTCGGTTCTCCAATTTATAGTTTACCTGGATGCGGCAGGATCAGGTTATCGCCTTTCGGTAGTGACATGCCAAGTCCGCTCATGAACGCTGGCACATAGTGGATATGCGGCCTTTGCGCCAATACGATCCCCACACCTTTCTTGAACCGTTGGGTGATCTCCGGTTCTCCGCGGGTGCCTTCGGGAAATAGGATCAATGAATCGCCAGCATCCAACGCAGCAAGCATTAAGCTGATCGGATCCTTCGTGGCGTCTTCAATATTCCGTTTTCGCGGGATCAAAAGTGCATTCACGAAAAAGCGCGTTGCCCACGCTTGAAATCGACGTTTGCCGAAATGGTCCGCAGCTGCAACAGGGCGAACTTTGTGTACGATCGCCGATGGCATTGCCGCCATCAACGTCATGGTATCCAAATGGCTATTGTGATTGGCGACTACAATGAATTGAGGCACACTTTTCAAAGCACGTGCTGGGCCGAACTGTACGCCGACGATCAGCTTCAAAAAGAACCGGCTGATCACTGAGTAAAGGAGTCGCAGTGTGATCTTATGCATATCAATAGTAGATCCAATAGATCACGTGGAATACAGCTGGGGCCGTATATGCCAGCGAATCGATACGATCCAGGATGCCTCCGTGGCCTGGGATGGAAGAGCCTGTGTCCTTTACGCCAATGTCGCGCTTTATGGAACTCATGACCACATCGCCAACGAAGCCTGCAAAGGCCAAGAACGCACTCACGCCAACTGCGACCCAACCATCCATTGGCGTAAGAAAACTCAAGCCATAGCCTATCGCACTGGTACTGATCAAACCACCCAAAAAACCTTCCCATGTCTTGTTCGGACTCACTTTTGGAATGATCTTATGCTTGCCGAACAACTTGCCCCAGGTGAATTGCATCACATCGTTCAATTCCGTCATCACCACCACGAAAAGCAATAGCCCACGACCATCCGTGGCGGAGTCCGGGTGATCGGGGAGTGAGAGCATATAGGCCAGATGGCTGATCCCGAATACGGTCAACATCAAGATCCATTGCAATTGGGCCATGGATTTCACGATGCCTTTGGTATCTCCTTTCAAAATAAAACGCAGTGGGAGCAACAGGAACATGACCACTGGAATGAAAATGATGTACGCGCCATACCAACCGACGTAGGCCAAATAGAACTGTACCGGAATGGAAAGGAATGCCCAGAAGATCGCGCGCCTATCGCTCTGCCGAAATCCGAGCAAGGCATACAATTCACGGAACGCCATGAAGGAGAGCAGCGCAATGGCGATGTAAGAAATGCGACGATCTATAACTGCCGCTGCAATGAATAACGTTGCCATCACCCACCAGCTACGTGTCCTTGCCTTCAACTCATCAACGCCTTTCACCTTGGTGAAGCGACCCAGTATAAAGAACAGAAGTGTAGCGAAGATCAGGATCCCGAATATGATCCCTATCACAAGTAAAAGGTCGGGGTGGATGTTGAACATCAGGTTCAGTTGGATAGAGATCGCTTGATGCGCGTGAACGTGCTGATCGCTAGTAGGGCGATCATAGCTGCCAAAAGCCAAGGTAGGACGGAACGCATCTCAACTCCGCATGCTGCCAACACGCCATAAAGACCGAACACCAATGCACGATCGCTCTTGCCCATTGGACCATCGTACCTGCGTCCTGATCCGATGACCTTACCCATGAAACCCGCGAATTCATTCACTGGGCAAAGCACCAAAAAGACAACCGCTAAGAGCACATGGTCCGAAGCGTATTTGATCAAAGGAAGATAGATGGCAATGTCGCTCACTACGTCACCCAATTCGTTAAGAACCTCCCCCAATTTTGTTTGTTGATCGTACTGTCGAGCTATCATGCCATCGATCGCGTTCAATGCCATGCGCAGTAAGAGACCGATGGGTAGAACAAGAAAGAGCAGTGGATATGCATCGGCATGCCAGAAGGCCAAGCCAATACACAAGGAAAGGATCAGAGCCGAGATGGTGACCTGGTTCGCTGTGACCCCCTTACGATGCAATGCAGAAACGACCGGCTTCAAGAGCTGTTGAAAGCGTGATTTAAGGTCGTAAACAGATGGCATTGGTTTGCATATTATCTCACACCAATAGTACCACTTTCTAAATATGCCGAGAATATGAAAAATGAGGCAAGTGATCTACCGACGCCTTTCAGCAAGTTGCTTTGGGGCATATCGTTCGATCGGTAGCCCAGTAAATTGAGCAACATTATTTGCGAGCGATCGTGCTTCTAATTCTGTATCGCATGCCTTTAACAGGAACTTCTTGCGCTGTGTTGCATCCACAAGTGTCACATCTTGATTCTGTTCAGCTAGGTCCATTGCCACTTGACCCCTCGAGTACATGGTGCTGACCCGGCGCTTACTCAGGATCACGATGGCCTTATAGGGAGTTGAAGGTTGCCAATTACCCCACCGCAATCCGAACAACGACCCATATTCACGTATTTGTGATCGATCAGTATGGATCTCGGTCCCCACTTGGTAGAACGCCATGGCCAATATCGGCAGACCAATGAGGACTATACTCAAAGCAACGCCAACGATAACGATGAGCCAACGCATGGCACTGGGAAAGAATGCACCTTGCTCAATTACCAAGGACGATCTATTCACGTTCATCAACGTTCATTAACGGTTTATTCTTTGGTTGTTCTCCGCACCAAGCGCACCACATTCTCAACATGGTAGGTATGCGGGAACATGTCTATCGGTTGTACGAAGTCGATAAGGTAGCTGTCATTCATTAAGGCCAGATCGCGTGCCTGCGTGGCTGGATTGCAGCTCACATAAATGATAACTGGGGGTGCTAATTCCAACAGTTGGCGGACCACTGGTTCATCCATTCCGGCGCGCGGTGGGTCAGTGATCACGACATCCGGTTTTCCGTGCTTGGAAACGAATGCTATATCGAAGATCTTTTTCATATCTCCAACGGTAAAACTCACGTTCGTGATCCCATTGAACTCTGCATTCAAATGGGCATCTGCTATGCTCTCAGGAACCAACTCCACACCGGCCACATGCTTAGCTGCGCCTGCTACGTAGAGCGTTATGCTGCCTGCGCCACAATAGAGGTCGTACACATTCTCTTTGCCTGTTAGACCTGCAAGATCGCGTACCAATTTGTACATCGAAACAGTTTGCACAGGGTTAGTTTGGAAGAAGGTCTTTGGCCCGATCCTGAAACGCAACGGTTTACCCCCAGGGCCATCGGCAAGTTCCTCTACAATGTGATCACGACCGTGGAATACGTGTACATCAAGATCAAAGATGGTGTCGTTCTTTTTCGTGTTTACCGTCCAGAGTATGCTTGTGAGTTGTGGAAATGCCATGAGGAATTCCGACAGCAATCGTTCGCGGGCATCAATGTCTTCATGACCAACAGCAAGCAATACCATGGTTTCTCCGATGGTTGTTGTGCGGATCAAAAGCGTGCGTAGAAAACCGACATGTGCACGTTGGTCATAGAAGGTCAATTCGTTTTTGCGCCCATGATCCCTGAAGAAATTGCGGATACTATCGCTGGGTTCGGGTTGAAGAAAGCATTCGCTCAGATCAAGTACACGATCGAAGCGCCTCGGAATATGGAATCCCAATGCGTTCTTGTCCTCGATCTCACCTTCGTGACCTACCTCTTCCGTTGTGAACCACCGGCTGTTACAGAAACTATACTCCAACTTGTTCCGGTAGTATTTCAAACTTGGCGAAGCCATGATCGGCGTTACCTCCGGCAGTTCCAGACCTCCAAGACGCTCCAAGTTATCGATCACTTGTTGCTGTTTGTATTGGAGTTGTTTGGTGTAGGTGAGGTCTTGCCATTTGCAGCCACCACACGTACCGAAGTGTTTGCAGAACGCGGGGATCCTATCTGGTGAAGGTGTTACGATCCGGGTCATGATCGCTTCGGCGTACTTACTTTTCTTCTTCGTTACGCGCACGTCCACAACATCGCCTGGCACTGCTCCGCTAACGAATACAACGAGTCCTTCATGCC
The nucleotide sequence above comes from Flavobacteriales bacterium. Encoded proteins:
- a CDS encoding phosphatidate cytidylyltransferase — translated: MFNIHPDLLLVIGIIFGILIFATLLFFILGRFTKVKGVDELKARTRSWWVMATLFIAAAVIDRRISYIAIALLSFMAFRELYALLGFRQSDRRAIFWAFLSIPVQFYLAYVGWYGAYIIFIPVVMFLLLPLRFILKGDTKGIVKSMAQLQWILMLTVFGISHLAYMLSLPDHPDSATDGRGLLLFVVVMTELNDVMQFTWGKLFGKHKIIPKVSPNKTWEGFLGGLISTSAIGYGLSFLTPMDGWVAVGVSAFLAFAGFVGDVVMSSIKRDIGVKDTGSSIPGHGGILDRIDSLAYTAPAVFHVIYWIYY
- a CDS encoding 1-acyl-sn-glycerol-3-phosphate acyltransferase, with the protein product MHKITLRLLYSVISRFFLKLIVGVQFGPARALKSVPQFIVVANHNSHLDTMTLMAAMPSAIVHKVRPVAAADHFGKRRFQAWATRFFVNALLIPRKRNIEDATKDPISLMLAALDAGDSLILFPEGTRGEPEITQRFKKGVGIVLAQRPHIHYVPAFMSGLGMSLPKGDNLILPHPGKL
- the rlmD gene encoding 23S rRNA (uracil(1939)-C(5))-methyltransferase RlmD, which gives rise to MRRSKYKEPLTYENLLIISAGAEGKAITRHEGLVVFVSGAVPGDVVDVRVTKKKSKYAEAIMTRIVTPSPDRIPAFCKHFGTCGGCKWQDLTYTKQLQYKQQQVIDNLERLGGLELPEVTPIMASPSLKYYRNKLEYSFCNSRWFTTEEVGHEGEIEDKNALGFHIPRRFDRVLDLSECFLQPEPSDSIRNFFRDHGRKNELTFYDQRAHVGFLRTLLIRTTTIGETMVLLAVGHEDIDARERLLSEFLMAFPQLTSILWTVNTKKNDTIFDLDVHVFHGRDHIVEELADGPGGKPLRFRIGPKTFFQTNPVQTVSMYKLVRDLAGLTGKENVYDLYCGAGSITLYVAGAAKHVAGVELVPESIADAHLNAEFNGITNVSFTVGDMKKIFDIAFVSKHGKPDVVITDPPRAGMDEPVVRQLLELAPPVIIYVSCNPATQARDLALMNDSYLIDFVQPIDMFPHTYHVENVVRLVRRTTKE
- a CDS encoding SAM-dependent methyltransferase, with translation MNLDRNFWESRYLASDTGWDLGGPSTPLKEYLDQLTDKDLRILFPGAGRAYEAEYAHRLGFNNVFVIDLTDLPFADLLQRCPEFPKDHLLVGDLFDHEGAYDRILEQTFFCTLYPVVRKTYVQKMHELLKPGGILVGVLFDDVLNTDRPPFGGNRSIYEPIFTPYFPTVSMERCYNSIAPRAGRELWLSAKKTEVYVPIDCNLYDTFEANATLKKWCTITLSNGEKVEGRIIDLFIKDKVELLKLHTGTEIRLDHITDLRSE
- a CDS encoding GxxExxY protein; this translates as MTDGTIGSKDIIGCAMTVINNIGHGCHEKIYENALCIEMEAQGIPFAQQPRYPVHYRSIQIGEYVPDLVVNDLIVVDTKTIELIGDHEIGKMLSYLRVTNKQEGLLINFKHAKLKWRTVWNRV
- a CDS encoding CDP-alcohol phosphatidyltransferase family protein, whose amino-acid sequence is MPSVYDLKSRFQQLLKPVVSALHRKGVTANQVTISALILSLCIGLAFWHADAYPLLFLVLPIGLLLRMALNAIDGMIARQYDQQTKLGEVLNELGDVVSDIAIYLPLIKYASDHVLLAVVFLVLCPVNEFAGFMGKVIGSGRRYDGPMGKSDRALVFGLYGVLAACGVEMRSVLPWLLAAMIALLAISTFTRIKRSLSN